A genomic window from Vagococcus sp. CY52-2 includes:
- a CDS encoding S8 family serine peptidase, protein MKKSVVKKSAVLMSSLLLLSTPILDATIVLAQENEKTSDKQTGKKQIEESLKKYLLEENASANKAYSKDFYARVNEQLKKDGLIQEKSSETKVDNSQRIRVLIQLDKEVAIDHVDLPTGSKSSVQSIEKATEKVVKKQSSLKTKIEKISGSQAKRSFGYLLNGFSIDVKVGDIEKIEALQGVISVTPAQVFYPTDTHANAIAEVQKVWEERKLHGEGMVISIIDSGIDPSHKDLFLSNPESGVLTKDSINKMDKGSYFSEKVPFGYNYADGSDDIVDVGDAGMHGQHVAGIAASNGDVQGVAPEAQLLAMKVFSNNKNIRGCYSDDVIAAIEDSVKLGADVINMSLGSVSANTDPEDPQNQAIKRASDAGVISVISAGNNSVSGTNDMHDTPKNLLDTSDMSTVGSPGVTTEALTVASSENSIVTMETLQDKLGHAVFNSVPELTDGSTTIFSKVETNYDVLNSERQLVDVGLGRKEDYTDDIKKALKGNIALIKRGEISFTNKARLAKENGAVAAFIYNNTDGVVQMSLEDTEYPTIGLSDVDGEVLLQIAKDKKPVAFTLGKAEVDNKMYGKMSDFSSWGPTPELNFKPEISAPGGNIYSLANGNKYQTMSGTSMASPFVAGSQALILQAIKEKKLNLSGKELVKFAKDSAISTSVPLLDVSHTKEIISPRRQGAGEINVASAIENEVSLHYTPTKDSTIALKEIGRSTTINVTLTNHGEKEKEFTVNDFGGVYTQATDANKEIYDTKIEKASLSTENQTIKLAAGESKEVVFQLSLPYSFEEQQFVEGFIGFDGVDTPNLVIPYMGFFGKYSTGNTIDPLIYQDGHSAPTASGFLASNNNFILGMLKDDQGQSVVSPDAMAISPQNKDNIQDYSIPYLFFNRNFAKATYDIVDDKGETIKELYIAKNGRKDFYNTSSGKWTTHVVSQAKWSGTQYDKKSGKEVLVPDGRYQYKVTVSSQSDNSDQVTYIPVTVDNTKPKIEKVEVTKSGKLLVDASDKLSGIKQDVVALSVNGKNYKVALRQIPQGEENAGKYETVQKISSVFSPGKNQIILALSDHAGNVEFSSTIEEQGNQDNLLMYNVSPNQTISQNTAGYNKEDSTFTLIGSYAKDTLLYVDGIEVKTSNKGLFEVKVPITKDKTDFNFTLDKEGNEPLGTLSVKVDIEAPIIQVQDLTDGVINTTKNNYTVTGQITDAKEAVIYDPKEDVSTPLTLDNGAFSYDLSLVYGDNLYFVIAADDAGNESVQQVVIHSSGTTKLDDTFIKFDNIESSLSIINTESPGYDKENKVLTITGKLAYPVKQFTLNGEKVDYDPATLAFSYQMKNISTGSYRLTAYAQDDDLNNGRPVVNYGYTIWVDDKLPTLTLDNVEQDESGKLVGFTNHNPYVVKATITDNLAGYNLSINHNHVHTDSDYDVFNEAFFANRPAVDVAYKVKILPEETSKMTATLTDLVGNKQQLDFDIHHHKDEAISAPEITSNETSLTNKPIVLTPKNKESVIKHAGKFSAPELYYSTDQNTWTLVPDTITVSENGDYFFKYSDKYGNESPVTHTAIQTIRSEVKALPTVSLSSYGGKEKQVTVTLGMTAKDEHTSIKYSLDEGKTWEDYKDAFVVTKNSVLQVKTVDTASNESPVFSENIMVKPSSVETTDSGTQTDLPTKKEDELTKDNDKKGTDSDDKSKEGNPPFEKNKDNSEKDKEDKKSENSVISQAPIGFIDGNINKYSATSNQSSTQHTQQGSKITKALPKTGEVENKKVFILGLLMLSLLSISWFGKHKRNKKNS, encoded by the coding sequence ATGAAAAAGTCGGTTGTTAAAAAATCTGCAGTACTTATGAGTAGCTTATTATTGTTGTCCACGCCAATTTTAGATGCAACAATTGTATTGGCACAAGAAAATGAGAAAACTAGCGACAAGCAAACAGGGAAAAAGCAGATAGAAGAGAGTTTGAAGAAGTATTTATTGGAGGAAAATGCTTCTGCAAATAAAGCGTATTCTAAAGACTTTTACGCTAGAGTCAACGAACAATTAAAAAAAGATGGGTTAATACAGGAAAAATCATCAGAAACAAAAGTTGATAATAGTCAGCGTATTAGAGTACTAATTCAACTTGATAAAGAAGTGGCTATTGATCATGTTGATTTACCAACAGGCTCTAAGTCTTCTGTTCAATCAATTGAAAAAGCGACAGAAAAAGTAGTAAAAAAACAATCGTCTTTAAAAACTAAAATTGAAAAAATATCCGGCTCACAAGCTAAACGATCATTTGGTTATTTATTAAATGGTTTTTCAATTGATGTCAAAGTAGGCGATATTGAAAAAATTGAAGCGTTACAAGGTGTCATTTCAGTCACACCAGCACAAGTTTTTTATCCAACAGATACGCATGCGAATGCTATTGCTGAGGTTCAAAAGGTTTGGGAAGAAAGAAAACTTCATGGTGAGGGAATGGTCATTTCAATCATTGATAGTGGAATTGATCCGAGTCATAAAGATTTGTTTTTATCTAATCCAGAGAGTGGCGTGTTAACAAAGGATAGTATTAACAAAATGGATAAGGGTTCTTATTTTAGTGAAAAAGTCCCATTTGGTTATAACTACGCAGATGGTAGTGATGATATCGTCGATGTGGGTGATGCTGGGATGCATGGACAACACGTTGCAGGAATTGCAGCATCAAATGGTGATGTACAAGGAGTGGCTCCAGAAGCACAATTACTTGCAATGAAAGTTTTTTCAAATAATAAAAACATTCGTGGGTGTTATAGTGATGATGTCATTGCTGCGATTGAGGATTCTGTCAAATTAGGAGCAGACGTTATTAACATGAGTTTGGGTTCTGTTAGTGCTAACACTGATCCAGAAGATCCACAAAATCAAGCGATTAAACGAGCGAGTGATGCGGGGGTTATTTCAGTTATTTCTGCCGGGAATAACAGTGTTAGTGGAACAAATGACATGCATGATACACCAAAAAATTTACTTGATACTTCAGATATGAGTACTGTTGGAAGTCCTGGTGTAACGACAGAGGCCTTAACAGTTGCTTCATCTGAAAATTCGATTGTGACAATGGAAACGCTACAGGATAAATTAGGACATGCTGTTTTCAATTCAGTACCTGAACTAACAGATGGATCTACCACTATTTTTAGTAAAGTAGAAACAAATTATGATGTATTAAATAGTGAGCGTCAATTAGTTGACGTAGGTCTTGGACGAAAAGAAGACTACACAGACGATATTAAGAAAGCACTTAAAGGAAATATCGCTTTAATTAAACGTGGGGAAATTTCTTTTACCAATAAAGCAAGATTAGCTAAAGAAAATGGAGCTGTTGCTGCTTTTATCTATAATAATACAGATGGTGTCGTTCAAATGTCTCTAGAAGATACTGAATATCCAACGATTGGTCTGTCTGATGTAGATGGAGAAGTATTGCTTCAAATCGCTAAAGATAAAAAGCCTGTTGCTTTTACGCTTGGGAAGGCAGAAGTTGATAACAAAATGTATGGTAAAATGTCTGATTTTAGCTCATGGGGACCAACACCTGAATTGAATTTTAAACCAGAAATTTCAGCACCTGGTGGAAATATCTACTCATTAGCTAATGGTAATAAATATCAAACAATGAGTGGGACGAGTATGGCATCACCATTTGTTGCAGGGTCACAGGCATTGATTTTACAAGCAATTAAAGAGAAAAAATTAAATTTAAGTGGAAAAGAATTAGTAAAATTTGCAAAAGACTCAGCTATCAGTACCTCTGTGCCACTGCTTGATGTGTCACATACGAAGGAAATTATTTCACCTAGACGTCAAGGTGCTGGTGAAATAAACGTGGCTTCAGCTATTGAAAATGAAGTAAGTCTTCATTACACACCAACTAAAGATTCAACCATTGCCTTAAAAGAAATTGGTCGCTCGACAACTATCAATGTCACATTAACCAATCATGGAGAAAAAGAAAAAGAGTTTACTGTTAATGATTTTGGTGGGGTATACACTCAAGCAACAGACGCTAATAAAGAAATCTACGATACGAAGATTGAAAAAGCATCTCTGTCAACAGAGAATCAAACCATTAAACTTGCAGCTGGAGAAAGTAAAGAAGTAGTATTCCAGTTAAGTTTGCCTTACTCTTTTGAAGAGCAACAATTTGTTGAAGGATTTATTGGTTTTGATGGCGTGGATACGCCAAATCTTGTGATACCTTATATGGGATTTTTTGGTAAATATTCAACTGGAAACACAATTGATCCATTAATTTACCAAGATGGACATAGTGCTCCTACGGCGTCAGGTTTTTTAGCAAGTAATAATAACTTTATTTTAGGAATGCTTAAAGATGATCAAGGTCAATCAGTTGTTTCTCCTGATGCGATGGCCATCTCTCCTCAAAATAAAGATAACATTCAAGATTATAGTATTCCTTATTTATTTTTCAATCGTAATTTTGCTAAAGCGACTTATGATATTGTAGATGATAAAGGGGAGACGATAAAAGAGTTATATATTGCTAAAAACGGACGAAAAGATTTTTACAATACAAGTTCTGGAAAATGGACAACTCATGTCGTATCTCAAGCAAAATGGTCAGGAACTCAATACGATAAAAAATCAGGAAAAGAAGTATTAGTTCCAGATGGTCGTTACCAATATAAAGTTACGGTATCATCACAAAGTGATAATTCCGATCAAGTAACGTATATCCCAGTCACAGTCGATAATACAAAACCTAAGATAGAAAAAGTTGAGGTAACAAAGTCTGGGAAACTATTAGTAGATGCAAGTGATAAGTTATCGGGGATTAAGCAAGACGTTGTAGCATTAAGCGTCAATGGCAAGAATTACAAAGTAGCACTTAGACAGATACCACAAGGTGAGGAAAATGCAGGAAAATATGAAACGGTTCAAAAAATTTCAAGTGTCTTTTCACCAGGGAAAAATCAAATCATTCTTGCATTGAGTGATCATGCAGGTAACGTTGAATTTTCTTCAACAATCGAAGAACAAGGGAACCAAGATAATTTATTAATGTACAACGTGTCTCCAAATCAAACCATTAGCCAAAATACAGCAGGGTATAACAAAGAGGACAGCACGTTTACTTTAATAGGAAGTTATGCAAAAGATACGTTACTTTATGTGGATGGTATAGAGGTTAAAACATCAAATAAAGGATTATTTGAAGTGAAGGTTCCAATTACTAAAGACAAGACGGATTTTAATTTTACTTTAGACAAAGAAGGAAATGAACCTTTAGGAACATTATCTGTAAAAGTAGATATCGAAGCACCAATTATTCAAGTGCAGGACTTGACAGATGGTGTCATTAATACAACAAAAAATAATTATACAGTAACTGGACAGATAACAGATGCAAAAGAAGCTGTCATATATGATCCAAAAGAAGATGTTTCAACGCCACTGACATTAGATAATGGGGCATTTTCATATGATTTATCGCTTGTTTACGGGGATAATTTATACTTTGTTATTGCGGCTGACGATGCTGGTAATGAATCCGTTCAACAAGTTGTTATTCACTCATCTGGCACGACAAAATTAGATGATACTTTCATTAAATTTGATAATATCGAATCAAGTTTATCTATTATTAATACAGAGAGTCCTGGCTATGACAAGGAAAATAAAGTATTAACCATAACAGGTAAATTAGCTTATCCAGTTAAACAGTTTACATTAAATGGAGAGAAAGTTGATTATGATCCAGCGACATTAGCGTTTAGCTACCAAATGAAAAATATTTCAACAGGTTCTTATCGATTAACTGCTTATGCACAAGATGATGATTTAAATAATGGTCGACCTGTTGTTAATTATGGCTATACGATTTGGGTAGATGACAAATTACCAACATTAACGTTAGACAATGTAGAACAAGATGAGTCAGGAAAACTTGTAGGCTTTACTAATCATAATCCATATGTAGTAAAAGCAACGATTACAGATAACTTAGCCGGGTATAACTTAAGTATCAATCATAATCACGTTCACACTGATTCAGATTATGATGTGTTTAATGAAGCATTTTTTGCTAATCGACCTGCTGTTGATGTAGCGTATAAAGTAAAAATATTACCTGAAGAAACATCAAAAATGACAGCAACGCTAACAGATTTGGTTGGGAATAAACAACAGTTAGATTTTGATATTCATCATCATAAAGATGAGGCTATTAGTGCGCCAGAGATTACGTCCAATGAAACCTCATTAACCAATAAACCAATTGTTCTAACACCAAAAAATAAAGAGTCTGTCATTAAACACGCAGGGAAATTCAGTGCACCAGAGTTATATTATTCAACTGATCAAAACACTTGGACACTTGTGCCAGATACGATAACGGTCAGTGAAAATGGTGATTATTTCTTTAAATACAGTGACAAATATGGCAATGAATCTCCAGTGACTCATACAGCAATTCAAACTATTCGTTCTGAAGTTAAAGCTCTTCCAACGGTCTCATTAAGCTCATATGGAGGAAAAGAAAAGCAAGTAACAGTTACTTTAGGTATGACGGCAAAGGATGAGCATACAAGTATTAAGTATAGTTTGGACGAAGGGAAAACATGGGAAGATTATAAAGATGCTTTTGTTGTAACAAAAAATAGTGTGCTACAAGTGAAAACGGTTGATACAGCATCTAATGAAAGTCCAGTATTTTCTGAAAATATTATGGTAAAACCATCATCTGTTGAAACGACTGACAGTGGTACACAAACAGATTTACCAACTAAAAAAGAAGATGAATTAACGAAGGATAACGATAAAAAAGGAACAGACTCTGATGATAAATCAAAAGAGGGAAATCCACCTTTTGAAAAAAACAAAGATAACTCAGAAAAAGATAAAGAAGATAAAAAATCCGAAAATAGCGTGATATCGCAAGCACCTATTGGATTTATTGATGGAAATATAAATAAATATAGCGCTACATCAAATCAATCATCAACACAACATACGCAACAAGGCTCTAAAATAACCAAAGCGTTACCTAAAACTGGAGAAGTAGAGAATAAAAAAGTATTTATTTTAGGATTGTTAATGTTGTCATTACTTTCTATTAGTTGGTTTGGTAAACATAAAAGAAATAAAAAAAATAGTTAA
- a CDS encoding NADPH-dependent oxidoreductase codes for MKLVGIVGSNADKSYNRTLLQYIKKHFSDKFDLELIEIKDVPLFNQSNDQTNTPVIQSINRKILNADGVIIATPEHNHTIPASLKSVLEWLSFKIHPLENKPVMIIGASYYDQGSSRAQLHLRQILDAPGVHALVMPGNEFLLGKVREAFDDNNDLKDAKTVEFLSNVLDKFLRYVEVISELEGTKKPELEKEDLYCEGSIDTTIDGVDKGADDWVEQASEKVQAVEGDTYVKLNRGILTVNQLNHFFASMPMELTYADNNNQFLYYNYTKEDKDMLASRHPSQVGNPLAYCHPEKALNGVNWVVQQLRSGAQDCVRVHVPTHGPDKFVVHNYQAIHDDEGNYAGINEYILDFKPIVDWYLKQTGQTLTPGTDTVSGASESSKHTGSSDADAVSSASKTE; via the coding sequence ATGAAACTAGTAGGAATTGTAGGATCAAATGCTGATAAATCATATAATCGTACGTTGTTACAATACATAAAAAAACACTTTTCTGATAAATTTGATTTAGAATTAATCGAAATTAAAGATGTTCCATTGTTTAATCAAAGTAATGATCAAACAAATACGCCAGTGATTCAGTCAATAAACCGTAAGATTTTAAATGCAGATGGGGTTATTATTGCAACACCTGAACATAACCATACAATACCAGCCAGTTTAAAGAGTGTATTAGAGTGGTTATCATTTAAAATACATCCACTAGAAAACAAACCAGTAATGATTATTGGTGCTTCATACTATGACCAAGGTTCTTCACGAGCTCAATTACATTTACGACAAATACTTGATGCACCAGGTGTTCATGCTTTAGTCATGCCAGGAAATGAATTTTTACTTGGAAAAGTACGCGAAGCTTTTGATGACAATAATGACCTAAAAGACGCTAAAACTGTTGAGTTTTTAAGTAATGTATTAGATAAATTTTTACGATATGTTGAAGTAATATCTGAGTTAGAAGGAACGAAAAAGCCTGAACTGGAAAAAGAAGATTTATATTGCGAAGGGTCAATCGATACCACAATTGATGGAGTTGACAAGGGAGCTGATGACTGGGTTGAACAAGCATCAGAAAAAGTTCAAGCAGTAGAAGGTGATACTTATGTCAAATTAAATCGTGGTATATTAACGGTTAATCAGTTAAATCATTTCTTTGCCTCAATGCCTATGGAATTAACCTATGCAGATAATAATAATCAATTTTTATATTATAATTACACAAAAGAAGATAAAGATATGTTAGCCTCACGTCATCCAAGTCAAGTAGGGAACCCTCTAGCCTATTGTCATCCAGAAAAAGCATTAAACGGTGTGAATTGGGTTGTTCAGCAGTTACGATCTGGAGCTCAAGATTGCGTAAGAGTACATGTTCCAACACATGGACCAGATAAATTTGTTGTACATAATTATCAAGCAATTCATGATGATGAAGGAAATTATGCTGGCATAAACGAATACATATTAGATTTTAAACCAATTGTTGATTGGTATTTAAAACAAACAGGTCAAACTTTAACACCAGGAACAGATACAGTCAGTGGAGCTTCAGAATCTTCCAAACATACTGGTTCATCTGATGCGGATGCAGTTTCAAGTGCGTCAAAAACAGAATAA
- a CDS encoding NADPH-dependent FMN reductase — translation MDKYIAIVGTNSDQSTNRKLLYFIRDYFKNEADIEIIEIKEFPMFNKPDDGNLPSIVKEVAQKIEEADGVIISTPEYNHAVPAALMNALNWLSYNIYPFVDKPVMITGASYGTLGSSRAQSHLKQMLDSPELKARTMPSSEFLLSHSLQAFDESGKLVDEDQIQKLHSLFLDFKHFVYMTNQLMSAHKQNKKEAENFSWENI, via the coding sequence ATGGATAAGTATATAGCGATAGTAGGGACAAATTCTGATCAGTCAACAAATCGAAAATTATTGTACTTTATTAGAGATTACTTTAAAAACGAGGCAGATATTGAAATAATCGAAATCAAAGAGTTCCCTATGTTCAATAAACCTGACGATGGAAATTTACCAAGTATTGTAAAAGAAGTAGCGCAAAAAATAGAAGAGGCAGACGGTGTCATTATCAGTACACCGGAATATAATCATGCCGTTCCTGCAGCATTAATGAATGCATTGAATTGGTTATCTTACAATATTTACCCATTTGTGGATAAACCAGTTATGATTACAGGAGCTTCATATGGTACGTTAGGTTCATCAAGAGCACAAAGTCATTTAAAACAAATGCTTGATTCACCTGAGTTAAAGGCTAGAACAATGCCGAGTTCGGAATTTCTATTAAGTCACTCACTTCAAGCTTTCGATGAAAGTGGAAAATTAGTAGATGAGGATCAAATTCAAAAATTACATAGTCTATTTTTAGACTTTAAGCATTTTGTCTATATGACCAATCAATTAATGAGTGCTCACAAACAAAATAAAAAAGAAGCAGAAAACTTTTCATGGGAAAATATTTAA
- a CDS encoding FAD:protein FMN transferase, which yields MQNKVVKQLHLMGTVIDITVVGNKAEEVVEKTVRMLEYYEKMFSANDDTSELMKINFNAGKTDTMVSPELYNLISLGKYHSIQDDSFLNIAIGPLIKEWKIGFEGALVPSKEVIESLLRKTNPEKIILSPNTHSIYLEDKQMEIDLGALAKGFIADKVVEYYKQQDITSAILNLGGNVVVYGESHHPDGYFRVGIQHPTEPRSHCLVTIQAKNESIVTSGIYERTLTVGKTIYHHIINPKTGYPIETDVASLTIISKRSVDGEIWTTRLFGKNTKDIISTVNQLDAIECVVIDKTNKVFTSEMIKTKLM from the coding sequence ATGCAAAATAAAGTGGTCAAACAATTACATTTGATGGGAACAGTAATAGATATTACTGTAGTAGGAAATAAAGCGGAAGAAGTAGTTGAGAAGACAGTTAGAATGCTAGAGTATTATGAAAAAATGTTTAGTGCTAATGACGATACTTCAGAATTAATGAAAATAAACTTTAATGCTGGAAAAACAGATACCATGGTTTCTCCTGAGCTATACAATCTTATTTCCCTAGGCAAGTATCATAGTATTCAGGATGATAGTTTTTTAAATATAGCGATTGGCCCTTTAATAAAAGAGTGGAAAATTGGGTTTGAAGGAGCGTTAGTTCCATCAAAAGAAGTCATTGAAAGTCTATTAAGAAAAACCAATCCAGAAAAAATTATTTTAAGTCCTAATACACATAGTATTTATTTAGAGGATAAACAAATGGAGATTGATCTAGGTGCATTAGCAAAAGGATTCATTGCTGATAAAGTAGTTGAGTATTATAAACAACAAGATATAACGTCGGCTATTTTAAATCTTGGTGGTAATGTGGTGGTCTATGGAGAAAGTCATCATCCAGATGGTTATTTTAGAGTAGGAATCCAACATCCAACAGAACCACGCTCTCATTGTTTAGTAACTATTCAAGCTAAAAATGAATCGATTGTGACGTCTGGTATTTACGAAAGAACGCTAACAGTTGGAAAAACAATCTATCATCACATAATTAATCCAAAGACAGGATATCCAATCGAAACAGATGTCGCTAGTTTGACGATTATTTCTAAACGATCAGTTGATGGAGAAATATGGACAACACGTCTATTTGGTAAAAATACTAAAGATATTATTAGTACTGTGAATCAACTTGATGCTATTGAGTGTGTTGTTATAGATAAAACAAATAAAGTATTTACTTCAGAGATGATTAAAACAAAACTAATGTAA
- a CDS encoding helix-turn-helix domain-containing protein: MIVNIERFIEARRQKGFSQNDLAENICTQATLSRFENNSQVPNLKILIKLCERLDLPLSELFPKVGIRYTDVIEILNQAEFLLITSEYQKAKNLMETIDICKIEDNDILLRYHYLTGFLMVFQHAKITDILFNFDQILLDNGETEDIYHLLAYTGIGMVFARENDVEKAEFYFNKVLEKIYRYPIKKVEDTWRVLNIVYQCGEFYASIHELEASNVLLNYAIKICSDNHVTYYLARAAAQLAQNAIEEKKDKNDILELIYDARAYAKINRNEIKLKELKQLEIAVKKGL; encoded by the coding sequence ATGATAGTGAATATTGAACGTTTTATAGAAGCAAGGAGACAAAAAGGGTTTTCGCAAAATGACTTAGCAGAAAATATTTGCACGCAAGCAACGTTAAGTCGGTTTGAAAATAACTCTCAAGTTCCAAATTTAAAGATACTAATTAAACTGTGTGAAAGATTGGATTTACCTTTGAGTGAGTTGTTTCCTAAAGTTGGAATTCGATACACTGATGTAATTGAAATATTAAATCAAGCAGAATTTTTATTAATAACCAGCGAATATCAAAAAGCAAAGAATTTAATGGAAACAATTGATATTTGCAAAATCGAAGACAATGATATTTTGTTGAGGTATCATTATTTGACAGGTTTTTTAATGGTTTTTCAACATGCTAAAATTACCGATATTTTGTTTAATTTTGATCAAATTTTATTAGACAATGGAGAAACTGAAGATATCTATCATCTACTGGCTTACACTGGAATTGGGATGGTATTTGCCAGAGAGAATGATGTGGAAAAAGCAGAGTTTTATTTTAATAAAGTGTTGGAAAAAATCTATCGTTATCCTATAAAAAAAGTAGAAGATACTTGGCGAGTATTAAATATTGTCTATCAATGTGGTGAGTTTTATGCTAGCATTCATGAGCTCGAGGCTAGTAATGTTTTATTAAATTATGCGATAAAAATATGCTCAGATAATCACGTGACGTATTATTTAGCTCGTGCTGCGGCACAGCTTGCGCAAAATGCAATAGAAGAAAAGAAAGATAAAAATGACATTTTAGAATTAATTTACGATGCGAGAGCTTATGCCAAAATTAATCGTAATGAGATTAAGTTAAAAGAGTTAAAGCAATTAGAAATTGCTGTTAAGAAAGGATTGTAG
- a CDS encoding tautomerase family protein: MPLMKIDMIKGRQQEEIEEILKISYRVMLEAFDAPVGDRYQIVNQHEPYEMQILDTGLGFERTKDVLLFSLITRPRTTEQKKQFYHNLVAALNDELGIRKEDVMINLVVNDDEDWSFAFGKAQFLTGEL; encoded by the coding sequence ATGCCATTAATGAAAATTGATATGATAAAAGGACGACAACAAGAAGAAATAGAAGAAATTCTAAAAATTTCCTATAGAGTGATGTTAGAAGCCTTTGATGCACCTGTGGGCGATAGATACCAAATAGTCAACCAACACGAACCATATGAAATGCAAATATTAGATACTGGTTTAGGATTTGAACGAACAAAAGATGTGCTTCTATTTAGTCTTATTACTCGCCCCAGAACAACTGAACAAAAAAAACAATTTTACCACAATTTAGTGGCTGCTTTAAATGATGAATTAGGCATTCGAAAAGAAGACGTTATGATTAACTTAGTTGTTAATGATGATGAAGATTGGAGCTTTGCATTTGGTAAAGCGCAGTTTTTAACAGGAGAATTGTAA
- the iolG gene encoding inositol 2-dehydrogenase has product METIKVGIVGLGRLGKVHAHNLNDKVANATLYAACSPVSEELEYAKNNLGVQVTYTDYEEMVKDEQLDAIFIVSPSGLHCSQIQLGLKHGKHVFSEKPIGLNIEEINETIQVINQYPNQKFMLGFMRRFDTDYMYAKELVDNGELGDVTLIRCYGIDPSEGLESFVKFAGASNSGGLFADMSIHDIDLVRWFTGQEVSKVWAIGKNAAYKELDEVGELETGAAMLQLADNTMGILVAGRNCHHGYHVETELIGTKGMLRIAQVPEKNLVTIMNEHGVVRPTSQNFPERFSQAFINEANEFIECILTDRQPSINAIDGLESTKVALACKESYEKNQLVTI; this is encoded by the coding sequence ATGGAAACAATAAAAGTAGGTATCGTTGGATTAGGGAGATTAGGTAAGGTTCACGCTCACAATTTAAACGATAAAGTAGCTAATGCCACATTGTATGCTGCATGTAGTCCCGTTTCAGAAGAGCTAGAGTATGCTAAAAATAACTTAGGTGTACAAGTTACCTATACTGATTATGAAGAGATGGTTAAAGATGAACAACTTGATGCGATTTTTATTGTGTCACCATCAGGATTACATTGTTCTCAAATACAACTTGGATTAAAACATGGAAAACATGTTTTTTCTGAAAAACCAATCGGACTTAATATTGAAGAAATTAATGAAACGATTCAAGTTATTAATCAATACCCAAACCAAAAATTTATGCTTGGATTTATGCGACGCTTTGATACGGATTATATGTATGCGAAAGAACTTGTTGATAATGGTGAACTGGGTGACGTAACATTAATTCGTTGTTATGGAATTGATCCAAGTGAAGGTTTAGAAAGTTTTGTTAAATTTGCTGGAGCAAGTAATAGTGGTGGTTTGTTTGCTGATATGTCAATTCATGATATTGATTTAGTTCGTTGGTTTACAGGTCAAGAAGTAAGTAAAGTTTGGGCAATAGGGAAAAATGCTGCTTATAAAGAACTTGATGAAGTGGGAGAACTTGAAACAGGAGCCGCCATGCTCCAGTTAGCTGATAATACTATGGGAATATTAGTAGCTGGTAGAAATTGTCATCATGGGTATCATGTTGAAACAGAATTAATTGGAACAAAAGGCATGCTGCGTATAGCACAAGTACCAGAAAAAAATCTAGTCACTATTATGAATGAACATGGCGTTGTTCGGCCAACCTCACAAAATTTCCCAGAACGTTTTTCTCAAGCCTTTATTAATGAAGCAAATGAGTTTATTGAGTGTATTCTAACTGATAGACAGCCTAGTATTAATGCAATTGACGGATTAGAATCGACAAAAGTAGCACTTGCTTGTAAAGAATCATACGAAAAAAATCAACTAGTTACAATATAA